One Solanum pennellii chromosome 9, SPENNV200 DNA segment encodes these proteins:
- the LOC107030564 gene encoding uncharacterized protein At4g14450, chloroplastic-like, with translation MSINHRTSTGDRRNPSRLQRRAPASIQINRPTDWNVAIPLLSPLITSPASPDAGNLKSVINRLSNSNSNSNSSNSKKEEVKKELPVFKKWQHPAAPFCHEPAPLIQFLCTGTADRR, from the coding sequence ATGTCAATTAACCACCGGACTTCCACCGGAGACCGTCGGAATCCTAGTCGTTTACAGCGTCGAGCACCGGCATCGATTCAAATCAACCGACCGACCGATTGGAATGTGGCTATACCTCTTTTATCGCCGTTGATTACTTCTCCGGCTTCTCCTGATGCCGGAAATCTGAAATCGGTGATTAATCGTCTCTCTAATTCTAATTCTAATTCTAATTCGAGTAATAGTAAGAAAGAGGAAGTGAAGAAAGAGTTGCCGGTGTTTAAGAAGTGGCAACATCCAGCGGCGCCGTTTTGTCATGAACCGGCGCCGTTGATTCAGTTTTTGTGTACAGGAACCGCCGATAGACGGTGA
- the LOC107029232 gene encoding actin-related protein 9 isoform X1 — translation MDYPKTAVPTNIFTERGSNIVVINPGSANIRIGLAQHDTPFNIPHCISRRTSQLPKRNAQDQMLNSQVTTAQHMERERAYDIVASLLRIPFLDEEVANSSYPRKMGRVDAYSPQNNMKEPVFTWTDVFEKNVPHSSTTAEDVPSEGDTSESPTLKESKIKVEPNSSERKYREYICGEEALRISPTEPYCLRRPIRRGHLNVSQYYPTQQVLEDLHTIWEWILVEKLHISHRERSMYSAILVIPETFDNREIKEMLSIVLRDLRFGSAVVHQEGLAAVFGNGLSTACIVNMGAQVTSVICVEDGVVLPTTQISLRFGGEDISRCLLWTQRHHQTWPPIRTDALSKPVDLLMLNRLKESYCQIKEGEVEAVAMVHSYEDGMQPGSHKTRLTALNVPPMGLFYPMLLVPDVYPPPPRSWFNDYDDMLEDTWHMDFPGGGAYPMWESYPVFQTKPKKEDIIGLAEAITKSILLTGRIELQRKLFCSMQLIGGAASIYGLIPAVEERVLHAIPSHEAIDTVEVLQSRTNPAFVSWKGGAILGILDISREAWIHREDWIKNGIHIGSGRKYKDSCYLQAQAMCYLNS, via the exons ATG GATTACCCAAAAACAGCAGTTCCTACTAACATCTTCACTGAACGCGGGTCCAATATCGTCGTCATCAATCCAG GTTCCGCAAATATTAGAATAGGATTGGCTCAACATGACACTCCATTCAATATACCTCATTGCATTTCCCGTCGCACTAGTCAGTTACCAAAACGAAATGCTCAAGATCAA ATGCTGAATTCTCAGGTTACGACTGCACAGCATATGGAACGGGAAAGAGCTTATGACATT gTTGCGTCGTTATTGAGAATTCCATTTTTGGATGAGGAGGTAGCTAACAGTTCTTATCCACGCAAG ATGGGGCGTGTAGACGCATATTCTCCGCAAAATAACATGAAAGAGCCAGTGTTCACTTGGACTgatgtttttgagaaaaatgtcCCTCATTCTTCAACAACAG CAGAAGATGTACCCAGCGAGGGCGATACCAGCGAGTCACCTACTCTGAAGGAAAGCAAGATTAAGGTTGAACCTAATTCCAGTGAACGTAAATATAGAGAGTACATATGTGGAGAGGAAGCTTTAAGAATTTCCCCAACAGAACCATATTGCTTGCGGCGTCCTATACGCCGAGGTCATCTGAATGTATCTCAATATTATCCGACGCAGCAG GTTCTCGAAGACCTGCATACTATATGGGAGTGGATTTTGGTTGAGAAATTGCATATTTCTCATCGTGAGAGAAGCATGTATTCTGCAATCCTTGTTATTCCAGAGACATTTGACAATCGTG AAATCAAGGAAATGCTATCTATCGTGTTGCGTGACTTACGGTTTGGTTCAGCAGTAGTCCACCAG GAAGGTCTTGCTGCAGTTTTTGGAAATGGTTTATCAACAGCATGCATTGTCAACATGGGAGCTCAAGTGACATCTGTTATCTGTGTTGAG GATGGAGTGGTTCTACCCACAACACAGATATCTTTACGGTTTGGTGGAGAG GATATATCAAGATGCCTTCTCTGGACTCAGAGGCATCATCAAACATGGCCACCTATTCGGACTGATGCCCTGTCAAAGCCTGTAGATTTGCTGATGCTTAACAGACTTAAGGAGTCCTACTGTCAGATCAAA GAGGGGGAAGTAGAAGCTGTTGCTATGGTACATTCATATGAAGATGGAATGCAACCTGGATCTCATAAGACTAGGCTGACTGCTCTTAAT GTTCCCCCAATGGGTTTATTTTACCCAATGCTTTTGGTTCCAGATGTCTATCCTCCGCCACCTCGCTCTTG GTTTAACGATTATGATGATATGCTTGAGGACACATGGCACATGGACTTCCCTGGTGGTGGTGCATATCCGATGTGGGAGAGCTACCCAGTTTTCCAAACAAAGCCAAAGAAAGAAGATATTATTGGACTTGCTGAAGCTATTACAAAGAGCATTCTTTTGACAG GGCGTATTGAGCTACAGAGAAAGTTGTTTTGCAGCATGCAACTG ATTGGTGGAGCTGCATCGATTTATGGTCTCATTCCTGCTGTGGAGGAAAG AGTTTTACATGCAATCCCTTCACATGAAGCAATTGACACTGTGGAG GTCTTGCAATCGAGAACAAATCCAGCATTTGTGTCATGGAAAGGCGGAGCA ATCCTTGGAATTCTTGATATTAGTAGGGAGGCCTGGATTCATCGTGAGGACTGGATTAAAAATGGAATTCACATTGGCAGTGGGAGAAAGTACAAGGATTCATGTTATCTTCAAGCTCAGGCAATGTGCTATCTGAATTCATAA
- the LOC107029232 gene encoding actin-related protein 9 isoform X2 — MDYPKTAVPTNIFTERGSNIVVINPGSANIRIGLAQHDTPFNIPHCISRRTSQLPKRNAQDQMLNSQVTTAQHMERERAYDIVASLLRIPFLDEEVANSSYPRKMGRVDAYSPQNNMKEPVFTWTDVFEKNVPHSSTTEDVPSEGDTSESPTLKESKIKVEPNSSERKYREYICGEEALRISPTEPYCLRRPIRRGHLNVSQYYPTQQVLEDLHTIWEWILVEKLHISHRERSMYSAILVIPETFDNREIKEMLSIVLRDLRFGSAVVHQEGLAAVFGNGLSTACIVNMGAQVTSVICVEDGVVLPTTQISLRFGGEDISRCLLWTQRHHQTWPPIRTDALSKPVDLLMLNRLKESYCQIKEGEVEAVAMVHSYEDGMQPGSHKTRLTALNVPPMGLFYPMLLVPDVYPPPPRSWFNDYDDMLEDTWHMDFPGGGAYPMWESYPVFQTKPKKEDIIGLAEAITKSILLTGRIELQRKLFCSMQLIGGAASIYGLIPAVEERVLHAIPSHEAIDTVEVLQSRTNPAFVSWKGGAILGILDISREAWIHREDWIKNGIHIGSGRKYKDSCYLQAQAMCYLNS; from the exons ATG GATTACCCAAAAACAGCAGTTCCTACTAACATCTTCACTGAACGCGGGTCCAATATCGTCGTCATCAATCCAG GTTCCGCAAATATTAGAATAGGATTGGCTCAACATGACACTCCATTCAATATACCTCATTGCATTTCCCGTCGCACTAGTCAGTTACCAAAACGAAATGCTCAAGATCAA ATGCTGAATTCTCAGGTTACGACTGCACAGCATATGGAACGGGAAAGAGCTTATGACATT gTTGCGTCGTTATTGAGAATTCCATTTTTGGATGAGGAGGTAGCTAACAGTTCTTATCCACGCAAG ATGGGGCGTGTAGACGCATATTCTCCGCAAAATAACATGAAAGAGCCAGTGTTCACTTGGACTgatgtttttgagaaaaatgtcCCTCATTCTTCAACAACAG AAGATGTACCCAGCGAGGGCGATACCAGCGAGTCACCTACTCTGAAGGAAAGCAAGATTAAGGTTGAACCTAATTCCAGTGAACGTAAATATAGAGAGTACATATGTGGAGAGGAAGCTTTAAGAATTTCCCCAACAGAACCATATTGCTTGCGGCGTCCTATACGCCGAGGTCATCTGAATGTATCTCAATATTATCCGACGCAGCAG GTTCTCGAAGACCTGCATACTATATGGGAGTGGATTTTGGTTGAGAAATTGCATATTTCTCATCGTGAGAGAAGCATGTATTCTGCAATCCTTGTTATTCCAGAGACATTTGACAATCGTG AAATCAAGGAAATGCTATCTATCGTGTTGCGTGACTTACGGTTTGGTTCAGCAGTAGTCCACCAG GAAGGTCTTGCTGCAGTTTTTGGAAATGGTTTATCAACAGCATGCATTGTCAACATGGGAGCTCAAGTGACATCTGTTATCTGTGTTGAG GATGGAGTGGTTCTACCCACAACACAGATATCTTTACGGTTTGGTGGAGAG GATATATCAAGATGCCTTCTCTGGACTCAGAGGCATCATCAAACATGGCCACCTATTCGGACTGATGCCCTGTCAAAGCCTGTAGATTTGCTGATGCTTAACAGACTTAAGGAGTCCTACTGTCAGATCAAA GAGGGGGAAGTAGAAGCTGTTGCTATGGTACATTCATATGAAGATGGAATGCAACCTGGATCTCATAAGACTAGGCTGACTGCTCTTAAT GTTCCCCCAATGGGTTTATTTTACCCAATGCTTTTGGTTCCAGATGTCTATCCTCCGCCACCTCGCTCTTG GTTTAACGATTATGATGATATGCTTGAGGACACATGGCACATGGACTTCCCTGGTGGTGGTGCATATCCGATGTGGGAGAGCTACCCAGTTTTCCAAACAAAGCCAAAGAAAGAAGATATTATTGGACTTGCTGAAGCTATTACAAAGAGCATTCTTTTGACAG GGCGTATTGAGCTACAGAGAAAGTTGTTTTGCAGCATGCAACTG ATTGGTGGAGCTGCATCGATTTATGGTCTCATTCCTGCTGTGGAGGAAAG AGTTTTACATGCAATCCCTTCACATGAAGCAATTGACACTGTGGAG GTCTTGCAATCGAGAACAAATCCAGCATTTGTGTCATGGAAAGGCGGAGCA ATCCTTGGAATTCTTGATATTAGTAGGGAGGCCTGGATTCATCGTGAGGACTGGATTAAAAATGGAATTCACATTGGCAGTGGGAGAAAGTACAAGGATTCATGTTATCTTCAAGCTCAGGCAATGTGCTATCTGAATTCATAA
- the LOC107029331 gene encoding uncharacterized protein LOC107029331 translates to MATMSFVGRLLFVSVFVLSAYQEFSEFGSDGGPAAKALGPKFNVLSKHVATHIGFELPHVEMKHLILGAIVLKGLGSLLFVFGSTLGALLLLVHQAVASPVLYDFYNYDVDKKEFVQLFFKFSQNLALLGALLFFIGMKNSMPRRSSSSSSKKKGPKAKAN, encoded by the exons ATGGCGACCATGTCATTCGTTGGAAGACTTCTCTTCGTATCCGTCTTTGTTCTCTCCGCTTATCAAGA GTTCAGTGAATTTGGGTCTGATGGCGGACCAGCAGCAAAGGCATTAGGACCAAAGTTCAATGTTTTGTCAAAGCATGTGGCAACACACATCGGATTTGAATTACCCCATGTAGAG ATGAAACATCTAATTTTGGGGGCCATAGTTTTGAAGGGTCTTGGAAGCCTTTTATTCGTCTTCGGCAGCACTCTTGGAGCTCTTCTTCTG CTGGTACATCAGGCCGTTGCTTCCCCAGTTTTGTACGACTTCTACAACTATGATGTTGACAAGAAGGAATTCGTTCaactctttttcaaattttctcaG AACTTGGCGTTGCTAGGTGCACTATTGTTTTTCATCGGCATGAAGAACTCAATGCCCAGGAGATCATCCTCCTCATCTTCAAAGAAGAAGGGTCCAAAGGCAAAAGCAAATTAA
- the LOC107031015 gene encoding 1-aminocyclopropane-1-carboxylate oxidase homolog, whose amino-acid sequence MVFSMNEEFQATLQPNYDKHSELKAFDDTKAGVKGLVDAGNSTEVPRIFVHPRESIHNSPGYTEEEFVFPVIDLEGIDHPIRHKDIVDKVRDASEKWGFFQVVNHDIPLPVLEEMLQGARRFFEQDVEIKKQYYTRDTTKKVAHVSNFDLFSPSVPAASWRDSLYCFMCPNPPSSEEFPTACREILIEFSKKMMKLGCSLFELLSEGLGLNPCHLKDMNCAEGLSIAQHYYPACPQPELTIGTRQHSDCVFITVLLQDDIGGLQVRHQNQWIDVPPTRGALVVNIGDLLQLISNDKYISVEHRVLSNKVGPRISVPCFFSTGAFPSPRIYGPIKELLSECNPPKYRATTVKEYTDYFRKKGFDGTSTLLDYKIPS is encoded by the exons ATGGTTTTCTCCATGAATGAAGAATTTCAGGCTACATTACAACCAAATTATGATAAACATAGTGAATTAAAAGCCTTTGATGACACAAAAGCTGGTGTTAAAGGACTTGTTGATGCTGGCAATAGTACTGAAGTGCCTCGAATATTCGTTCATCCACGAGAAAGCATACATAACTCCCCAGGCTATACTGAGGAGGAGTTTGTTTTTCCAGTAATAGATCTTGAAGGCATTGATCATCCAATAAGGCATAAAGATATAGTTGACAAAGTTCGAGATGCATCAGAGAAATGGGGATTTTTTCAAGTAGTCAATCATGACATTCCATTACCTGTCCTTGAAGAAATGTTGCAAGGAGCACGAAGATTTTTCGAGCAAGATGTGGAGATAAAGAAACAATATTACACTCGAGATACTACGAAGAAAGTAGCACATGTTAGCAATTTTGATTTGTTTAGCCCCTCTGTTCCAGCAGCAAGCTGGAGAGACTCACTTTACTGTTTTATGTGTCCTAATCCTCCTAGTTCAGAGGAATTTCCCACAGCATGTAG GGAGATTTTGATTGAATTCTCTAAGAAGATGATGAAATTAGGCTGCTCATTATTCGAGTTATTGTCCGAGGGTCTCGGTCTCAATCCTTGTCATCTTAAAGATATGAACTGTGCTGAAGGGCTATCTATTGCCCAACATTACTATCCAGCATGTCCTCAGCCGGAACTCACCATAGGCACCAGACAGCATTCGGACTGTGTTTTCATTACCGTGCTTCTTCAAGATGATATAGGAGGTCTCCAAGTCCGTCACCAAAATCAGTGGATTGATGTTCCTCCTACACGTGGTGCTCTAGTCGTGAATATTGGAGATCTGTTACAG CTCATATCGAATGACAAGTATATAAGTGTTGAGCATAGAGTATTGTCGAACAAAGTAGGTCCAAGAATATCAGTGCCGTGTTTCTTCAGCACTGGCGCATTCCCCTCTCCAAGGATTTATGGACCAATTAAGGAATTGTTATCAGAATGTAATCCTCCAAAGTATCGTGCAACCACAGTGAAGGAATATACAGACTATTTCCGCAAGAAAGGCTTCGATGGAACTTCTACACTGCTGGATTACAAGATCCCGTCCTAA